Proteins from a genomic interval of Pseudomonas paeninsulae:
- a CDS encoding pirin family protein, which yields MSTHDNQCQLSSSSDCPLENGQRSIQRVTSRSAEIGGGISVSRLLPSAQRRMIGAWCFLDHAGPATFTTDAGLRVGPHPHIGLQTFTWMIEGEVLHRDSLGHVQTVRPGQVNLMTAGRGISHSEESLPTERRLHAAQLWIALPRAESQRAPAFEHHPELPCWDQHGCRLTLLAGHYDGHTAPTRIYSPLLGIDLHSAPGATLELRLDPAFEYGILPLQGEVQIQAERFAVNQLAYLGRGRDQLSVQLAPGSQALLLGGEPFAEEILLWWNFVGHSQAEISQAQHDWQAGHPRFGRVEGYDGAPLVAPSLPWSSD from the coding sequence ATGAGTACCCACGATAACCAATGCCAGCTGTCGTCATCCAGCGATTGCCCGTTAGAAAATGGCCAGCGCAGCATCCAGCGCGTGACCTCGCGTAGCGCCGAGATTGGTGGCGGCATTTCCGTTAGCCGCCTGCTGCCTTCAGCGCAACGGCGAATGATCGGCGCCTGGTGCTTCCTCGACCATGCCGGCCCCGCCACCTTCACCACCGACGCCGGTCTGCGGGTCGGCCCGCACCCACACATCGGCCTGCAGACCTTCACCTGGATGATCGAAGGCGAAGTGCTGCACCGCGACAGCCTGGGTCATGTGCAGACGGTTCGCCCGGGCCAGGTCAATCTGATGACCGCCGGGCGCGGCATCAGCCATAGCGAAGAGTCCTTGCCCACCGAACGGCGCCTGCATGCCGCGCAGCTGTGGATCGCCCTGCCCCGCGCCGAGAGCCAGCGCGCGCCGGCGTTCGAGCACCATCCCGAGCTGCCCTGCTGGGACCAGCACGGCTGCCGCCTCACCTTGCTCGCCGGGCACTACGACGGCCACACGGCGCCGACCCGGATTTACTCGCCGCTGCTCGGCATCGACCTGCACAGCGCGCCGGGCGCCACGCTCGAGCTGCGCCTCGATCCGGCGTTCGAGTACGGCATTCTGCCGCTGCAGGGCGAGGTGCAGATCCAGGCGGAGCGCTTCGCCGTCAACCAACTGGCCTATCTCGGCCGCGGCCGCGACCAGCTTTCCGTGCAGTTGGCGCCGGGTAGCCAGGCGCTGCTACTGGGCGGCGAGCCGTTCGCCGAGGAGATTCTGCTGTGGTGGAACTTCGTCGGCCATAGCCAGGCCGAGATCAGCCAAGCCCAGCACGACTGGCAAGCGGGGCACCCGCGTTTCGGCCGGGTCGAGGGCTACGACGGCGCGCCATTGGTAGCGCCCAGCCTGCCATGGTCGAGCGACTGA
- a CDS encoding monovalent cation:proton antiporter-2 (CPA2) family protein: MAEPGSLLQTAVVFLLAAVLIVPLAKRLQLGAVLGYLLAGVLIGPAALRLVDDPQSVSHISELGVVLLLFIIGLELSPRRLWVMRKSVFGVGMAQVLLTGLVIGAVAMFGFAQPLKTALVLGLGLALSSTAFGLQLLAERKELTSPHGRLAFAILLFQDIAAIPLIALVPLLSSTGTAPDAGSDLGQLFKVLGSIGLVVIGGRYLLRPVFRIVAKTGLREVSTATALLVVIGTAWLMELAGISMALGAFLAGLLLADSEYRHELESQIEPFKGLLLGLFFISVGMTADIRLLFAQPVLVLGLTALLILLKLPLLVLLGRLPGGLGAHSALRLGVVLAAGGEFAFVVFQMAREQGLFEPRLHSLLVLVITLSMAVTPLLVLLVARLCKVKEQPREVPAEYREIDSDAPRVVIAGMGRMGQMVARVLRAQRVPFIALDTEVDTIELSRSLGRMPIFYGDPLRPEILHAAKTEQAEYFIVATDDPEISLKTTELVRRLYPHLKVIARARNRQHVHHLLDAGALPIRETFHSSLEMSRQVLLGLGLDEAQANQRIKRFQRHDEEVLEAQHRVYNDKAAVLQTAREARTELETLFDADSSEAPPQA, from the coding sequence ATGGCCGAACCAGGCAGCCTGCTACAGACCGCCGTGGTATTCCTCCTCGCCGCAGTATTGATCGTGCCCCTGGCCAAACGCCTGCAACTGGGCGCGGTACTCGGCTACCTGCTGGCCGGGGTGCTGATCGGCCCGGCGGCCCTGCGCCTGGTGGACGACCCGCAAAGCGTCAGCCATATCTCCGAGCTGGGGGTAGTGCTGCTGTTGTTCATCATCGGCCTGGAATTGTCGCCCCGGCGCCTGTGGGTGATGCGCAAGTCGGTATTCGGCGTCGGCATGGCCCAGGTGCTGCTGACCGGCCTGGTGATCGGCGCGGTGGCCATGTTCGGCTTCGCCCAGCCGCTGAAGACCGCACTGGTGCTCGGCCTCGGCCTGGCGCTGTCGTCGACTGCCTTCGGCCTGCAACTGCTCGCCGAACGCAAGGAGCTGACCAGTCCCCACGGTCGCCTTGCCTTCGCCATTTTGCTGTTCCAGGACATCGCCGCCATCCCGCTGATCGCCCTGGTGCCGTTGCTCAGTAGCACTGGGACGGCGCCCGACGCCGGCAGCGACCTCGGCCAGTTGTTCAAGGTACTGGGCAGCATCGGCCTGGTGGTCATCGGCGGGCGCTACCTGCTGCGCCCGGTGTTTCGCATCGTCGCCAAGACCGGCCTGCGCGAGGTGTCCACCGCCACCGCGCTGCTGGTGGTAATCGGCACCGCCTGGCTGATGGAGCTGGCGGGCATCTCCATGGCCCTCGGCGCCTTCCTCGCCGGCCTGCTGCTGGCCGACTCGGAATACCGCCACGAGCTGGAATCGCAGATCGAGCCGTTCAAGGGCCTGCTGCTCGGCTTGTTCTTCATCAGCGTCGGCATGACTGCGGACATCCGCCTGCTGTTCGCCCAGCCGGTGCTGGTGCTCGGGCTCACCGCCCTGCTGATTTTGCTCAAGCTGCCGCTGCTGGTGCTGCTCGGCCGCCTGCCCGGCGGGCTCGGCGCGCACAGTGCGCTACGCCTGGGCGTGGTCCTGGCAGCCGGCGGCGAGTTCGCCTTTGTGGTGTTCCAGATGGCCCGCGAGCAGGGCCTGTTCGAGCCGCGCCTGCATAGCCTGCTGGTGCTGGTCATCACCCTGTCGATGGCCGTCACGCCGCTATTGGTGCTGCTGGTGGCGCGCCTGTGCAAGGTCAAGGAGCAGCCGCGCGAAGTGCCGGCGGAGTACCGCGAGATCGACAGCGATGCGCCGCGCGTGGTGATCGCCGGCATGGGCCGCATGGGCCAGATGGTCGCACGGGTGCTGCGCGCGCAGCGGGTGCCCTTTATCGCCCTGGACACCGAGGTCGACACCATTGAGCTGTCGCGCAGCCTGGGCCGTATGCCGATCTTCTACGGCGACCCGCTGCGCCCGGAGATTCTCCACGCGGCCAAGACCGAGCAGGCGGAATATTTCATCGTCGCCACCGACGACCCGGAGATCAGCCTGAAGACCACCGAACTGGTGCGCCGCCTCTACCCGCACCTGAAGGTCATCGCCCGCGCGCGCAACCGCCAGCACGTGCATCACCTGCTGGATGCCGGCGCCCTGCCGATCCGCGAGACCTTCCATTCGAGCCTGGAGATGAGTCGCCAGGTGCTGCTCGGCCTGGGCCTCGACGAGGCGCAGGCGAACCAGCGGATCAAGCGCTTCCAACGCCACGACGAGGAAGTGCTGGAGGCCCAGCACCGGGTCTACAACGACAAGGCCGCAGTGCTGCAAACCGCCCGCGAGGCGCGCACGGAACTGGAGACCCTGTTCGACGCCGACTCCAGCGAGGCTCCGCCGCAAGCCTAA
- a CDS encoding helix-turn-helix transcriptional regulator, producing the protein MPSLPANSTRRTLARQWELLKLLPNRAPGLTALELQSRLQSAGHDASKRTVERDLVELSQIFPLQCNDKGTPYGWYWTPGSSASMPGISLAEALTLRLVEDSIRPLLPVYMTKSLTPLFSQARQKIDALNNSNASARWPDKVACVHPELNLIAPQVDEDHVETVQQALLYDKQLECRYYAAHKDQTRNLMLNPLALIQRGQVTYLLATAELYDDVRQFALHRFEQVTLLTSVSRKPNDFDLQNYLSNGAMQFGSTAQIQLEAWVNDGLFRLLSETPIAADMTLIKEDNGAILTATLNDSWELKWWILSHAGSIQIRKPKQLLDDITQRLKSALELHAH; encoded by the coding sequence ATGCCCAGTTTGCCAGCCAACTCTACCCGCCGCACTCTGGCCCGTCAGTGGGAGCTGCTCAAGCTATTACCCAACCGCGCGCCGGGACTGACCGCACTCGAACTGCAGAGCCGCCTTCAATCTGCAGGGCATGATGCGAGTAAACGGACTGTAGAACGTGATTTGGTAGAGCTGTCACAGATATTCCCGTTGCAGTGCAACGATAAGGGCACGCCATACGGCTGGTACTGGACACCAGGCAGCTCAGCAAGCATGCCAGGCATCAGCTTGGCTGAAGCGCTCACATTGCGTCTGGTGGAGGACAGCATCCGCCCCTTGCTCCCCGTATACATGACGAAAAGTCTGACACCACTATTCAGCCAAGCCCGGCAGAAAATAGACGCGCTAAACAATTCGAATGCTTCGGCTCGCTGGCCAGACAAGGTGGCCTGCGTTCACCCTGAGCTGAATTTGATAGCGCCGCAAGTCGATGAAGATCATGTAGAAACCGTTCAGCAAGCTCTGCTTTATGACAAACAACTGGAGTGTCGTTACTACGCCGCTCACAAGGATCAAACCCGCAACTTAATGCTTAACCCGCTGGCATTAATCCAGCGCGGCCAGGTCACCTACCTGCTCGCAACAGCTGAACTATACGACGATGTTCGGCAGTTTGCTCTGCATCGCTTCGAGCAAGTCACACTGCTGACGTCCGTCAGTCGGAAGCCAAACGATTTCGACTTGCAGAACTATCTCTCAAACGGCGCGATGCAATTCGGCAGCACTGCCCAGATACAACTTGAGGCGTGGGTCAATGATGGCCTATTCCGTCTCCTTTCTGAGACGCCCATCGCAGCTGACATGACTCTGATCAAGGAGGACAACGGAGCGATTTTGACCGCAACCCTGAATGACAGCTGGGAGTTGAAGTGGTGGATTCTGTCCCATGCTGGCTCAATCCAGATTCGCAAGCCCAAGCAATTGCTTGACGACATCACCCAGCGTTTGAAATCTGCTTTAGAGCTTCACGCCCATTAA
- a CDS encoding RcnB family protein, translating into MKKTLSVICAALMFSAPLASFAQPGTPQDHQHQSNQQKYNGPDKKQSYRDPGFRPQPGMPVPHSQWKRGHVVAKTYRADRYWVTDWRSRHLPAPPKNHRWLRINGDYVLVVVGTGVIINILTGY; encoded by the coding sequence ATGAAAAAGACACTTTCAGTGATCTGCGCCGCGCTGATGTTCAGCGCTCCCTTGGCCAGCTTTGCTCAACCCGGAACGCCGCAGGACCACCAGCATCAGAGTAATCAACAGAAGTACAATGGGCCGGACAAAAAACAGAGCTATCGTGACCCGGGCTTCCGTCCACAGCCCGGCATGCCGGTGCCTCATTCCCAGTGGAAACGTGGCCACGTCGTCGCTAAAACTTATCGCGCCGATCGTTACTGGGTGACGGACTGGCGGTCGCGCCACTTGCCTGCTCCACCGAAGAACCATCGTTGGTTGCGCATCAACGGCGATTATGTGCTGGTTGTCGTCGGCACTGGCGTGATCATTAACATTCTCACCGGCTACTGA
- a CDS encoding YHYH protein produces the protein MRRVGPAPLDAILSAHTIAPFDDCGGHVNTHVGYHYHAVTDCLPRAPTTHRDLQGASAVAHGTQIGIAMDGYQIFSHFMVSGRRP, from the coding sequence ATGCGCCGGGTCGGCCCCGCACCGCTCGATGCGATCCTCAGCGCACATACCATAGCGCCCTTCGATGACTGCGGCGGTCATGTGAACACGCATGTCGGGTACCACTATCATGCCGTCACGGACTGCCTGCCGCGTGCGCCGACCACCCACAGAGATTTGCAGGGTGCGTCTGCGGTTGCGCATGGCACACAGATCGGCATTGCAATGGATGGCTATCAAATTTTCTCGCATTTCATGGTATCGGGACGCCGTCCCTAA
- the nirB gene encoding nitrite reductase large subunit NirB produces the protein MNSLVTPIKRETLIVIGNGMVGHHCVEQLIEQGALARYDVHVFGEERQRAYDRVHLSEYFGGRDAESLALGEPNLYAQHGVQLHLGVPVLAIDRERKQVLTSTGRQAYDRVVLATGSYPFVPPIPGAEGNSRLVYRTLDDLDAIRAAATNARRGVVVGGGLLGLEAANALKSLGLEAHVVEFAPRLMPVQLDAEGGAALKARIEALGVGVHLSRATQEIVPGEEYAYRMNFNDGEFLEADLIVFSAGIRPQDALGRSAGLEIAARGGLVVDNECRSNDPDIFAIGECASWNGSIFGLVAPGYSMARNVASQLAGGDYQPFTGADMSTKLKLLGVDVGSIGDAHAATPGAKSYRFIDEASASYRRLVVSADGKQVLGAVLVGDNSYYDTLLQYAQNGIALPKDPSGLILPQSEGAPTLGPDALPDSATICSCHNVSKGAVCCKVEAGVTDLGELKAQTKAATGCGGCSALLKLVFDNELTARGVAVDKSICEHFGHTRQELYAIVRVEGVISFEELLAKHGRGHTGCDICKPAVGSILASCWNQPITDSSLLPLQDTNDTFMANMQKNGTYSVVPRIAGGEITPDKLIALGAVAKKYDLYTKITGGQRIDLFGAQLHQLPDIWGELIAAGFETGHAYGKSLRTVKSCVGSTWCRYGVQDSVGMALRLEDRYKGLRSPHKIKFGVSGCTRECAEAQSKDIGVIATENGWNLYVAGNGGMRPRHAELFATDLDDASLIRTIDRFLMFYIRTADRLQRTSVWRESLDGGLDFLKEVIIDDSLGLGAELEAQMQLVIDRYECEWANALKDPEKLKRFRTFVNDERGDPDIHFVKERGQRRPVHASELHLIPVTEELL, from the coding sequence ATGAACTCTCTCGTCACTCCGATCAAGCGCGAAACCTTGATCGTCATCGGCAACGGCATGGTCGGTCATCATTGCGTCGAGCAACTGATCGAACAGGGCGCCCTCGCCCGGTATGACGTGCATGTGTTCGGTGAAGAGCGCCAGCGCGCCTACGACCGTGTGCACCTTTCCGAGTATTTCGGCGGTCGCGATGCCGAGTCCCTGGCCCTCGGCGAGCCCAATCTGTATGCCCAGCACGGCGTGCAATTGCACCTCGGCGTGCCGGTGCTGGCAATCGACCGCGAGCGCAAGCAAGTGCTGACCAGTACCGGACGCCAGGCCTACGACCGCGTGGTGCTGGCCACCGGTTCCTACCCCTTCGTGCCGCCGATTCCCGGCGCCGAAGGCAACTCGCGCCTGGTCTATCGGACGCTGGACGACCTCGACGCGATCCGCGCGGCAGCCACCAATGCCCGCCGTGGCGTGGTGGTCGGCGGCGGCCTGCTCGGCCTGGAAGCGGCCAACGCCCTGAAATCCCTGGGTCTGGAAGCCCACGTAGTCGAATTCGCGCCACGCCTGATGCCGGTGCAATTGGACGCCGAAGGCGGCGCCGCGCTCAAGGCGCGCATCGAGGCCCTTGGCGTCGGCGTGCACCTGTCGCGCGCCACCCAGGAGATCGTCCCCGGCGAGGAATACGCCTACCGGATGAACTTCAATGACGGTGAATTCCTCGAAGCCGACCTGATCGTGTTCTCCGCCGGCATCCGCCCGCAAGACGCCCTCGGCCGTAGCGCCGGGCTGGAGATCGCAGCGCGCGGCGGCCTGGTGGTCGACAACGAGTGCCGCAGCAACGACCCGGACATCTTCGCCATCGGCGAATGCGCCTCCTGGAACGGCAGCATCTTCGGCCTGGTCGCGCCGGGCTACAGCATGGCGCGCAACGTGGCCAGCCAGTTGGCGGGCGGCGACTACCAGCCCTTCACCGGCGCCGACATGTCGACCAAGCTCAAGCTGCTCGGCGTCGACGTCGGCTCGATCGGCGATGCCCACGCCGCCACGCCCGGCGCCAAGAGCTACCGCTTTATCGACGAGGCCAGCGCCAGCTACCGGCGTCTGGTGGTTTCCGCCGATGGCAAGCAGGTGCTCGGCGCGGTGCTGGTCGGCGACAACAGCTACTACGACACCCTGCTGCAATACGCGCAGAACGGCATCGCCCTGCCGAAAGATCCGTCCGGCCTGATCCTGCCGCAGTCCGAGGGTGCGCCGACCCTGGGGCCCGACGCCTTGCCGGACAGCGCGACCATCTGCTCCTGCCACAACGTCAGCAAGGGCGCGGTGTGCTGCAAGGTCGAGGCCGGCGTCACCGACCTCGGCGAACTCAAGGCGCAGACCAAGGCGGCCACTGGCTGCGGCGGTTGCAGCGCGCTGCTCAAACTGGTGTTCGACAACGAGCTGACCGCCCGTGGCGTCGCCGTCGACAAGAGCATCTGCGAGCACTTCGGCCACACCCGCCAGGAGCTTTACGCCATCGTCCGGGTCGAGGGCGTCATCAGTTTCGAGGAGCTGCTGGCCAAGCACGGCCGCGGCCATACCGGCTGCGACATCTGCAAGCCGGCGGTGGGCTCGATCCTCGCCTCGTGCTGGAACCAGCCGATCACCGACTCGTCGTTGCTGCCGCTGCAGGACACCAACGACACCTTCATGGCCAACATGCAGAAGAACGGCACCTACTCGGTGGTGCCGCGCATCGCTGGCGGCGAGATCACCCCGGACAAGCTGATTGCCCTCGGCGCCGTGGCGAAGAAATACGACCTCTACACCAAGATCACCGGCGGCCAGCGCATCGATCTGTTCGGCGCCCAGTTGCACCAGTTGCCCGATATCTGGGGCGAGCTGATCGCAGCCGGCTTCGAGACCGGCCACGCCTACGGCAAGTCGCTGCGCACGGTGAAATCCTGCGTCGGCAGCACCTGGTGCCGCTACGGCGTGCAGGACAGCGTCGGCATGGCCCTGCGCCTGGAAGACCGCTACAAGGGCCTGCGCTCGCCGCACAAGATCAAGTTCGGCGTCTCCGGCTGCACCCGCGAATGCGCCGAGGCGCAGAGCAAGGACATCGGCGTGATCGCCACCGAGAACGGCTGGAACCTCTACGTGGCCGGCAACGGCGGCATGCGCCCACGGCATGCCGAGCTGTTCGCCACCGACCTCGACGACGCCAGCCTGATCCGCACCATCGACCGCTTCCTGATGTTCTACATCCGCACCGCCGACAGGCTGCAACGCACCTCGGTCTGGCGCGAGAGCCTGGACGGCGGCCTGGACTTCCTCAAGGAGGTGATCATCGACGACAGCCTGGGCCTCGGCGCCGAGCTGGAAGCGCAGATGCAACTGGTCATCGACCGCTATGAATGCGAGTGGGCCAACGCCCTGAAAGATCCGGAGAAGCTCAAGCGCTTCCGCACCTTCGTCAACGACGAACGCGGCGACCCGGACATCCACTTCGTCAAAGAACGTGGCCAGCGCCGCCCGGTGCATGCCTCTGAACTCCACCTGATCCCCGTTACCGAGGAGCTGCTCTGA
- a CDS encoding GGDEF domain-containing protein produces MLGRHSEKTQKRDARPEFWQLSMRCCQLAGGVDVAFFFIFLILGSPILAWVNVISVAMYVCAYRALKQRRNRIAILLIRTEVLVHAGLGTILVGWESGFHYFLLMFIPALFVTMRARNAWILAACLWAYYVGLDVLMWYIEPLQPISSNALLGVHVFNLTVVFSMFSYLALFYVITVTRAHNSLERMATTDSLTGLFNRRHMIALTEKELARHHRLPSNLILMLMDIDHFKQINDQYGHDIGDRVLDAVSNSLKRTMREQDFIGRWGGEEFLAVLPETDLDQAAASAERIRKAIQALVIDSGCNKISVTLSIGIAQYRTEELLSNAIARADHALYEGKSAGRNRVEVAQP; encoded by the coding sequence ATGCTAGGACGGCACTCAGAAAAAACGCAAAAGCGCGACGCGCGCCCCGAATTTTGGCAGCTTTCCATGCGTTGCTGCCAGTTGGCTGGCGGCGTGGATGTCGCCTTTTTCTTTATTTTTCTCATTCTTGGCTCACCCATTCTGGCCTGGGTTAACGTGATCAGCGTGGCCATGTATGTCTGCGCCTATCGCGCACTCAAACAGCGACGTAATCGGATCGCGATCCTGCTGATCCGCACAGAAGTGCTTGTGCATGCAGGGCTTGGCACAATATTGGTTGGCTGGGAAAGTGGCTTTCACTACTTTTTGCTAATGTTCATTCCGGCCCTGTTCGTTACCATGCGCGCCCGCAACGCCTGGATCCTCGCCGCGTGCCTGTGGGCCTACTATGTTGGGCTGGATGTACTCATGTGGTACATCGAACCTCTGCAACCCATTTCCTCAAATGCCCTGTTGGGTGTGCATGTTTTCAACTTGACTGTGGTGTTCAGCATGTTCAGCTATCTTGCGCTGTTCTATGTGATCACGGTAACCCGCGCGCACAATAGTCTGGAGCGGATGGCAACGACAGACTCGTTGACCGGCCTGTTCAATCGCCGGCACATGATTGCGCTGACCGAGAAAGAGCTGGCGCGACACCATAGGCTTCCCAGTAACCTCATCTTAATGTTGATGGATATAGATCACTTCAAACAGATCAATGATCAGTACGGACACGATATTGGTGACCGGGTGCTCGATGCTGTGAGCAACTCACTCAAAAGAACAATGCGTGAACAGGATTTTATCGGCCGCTGGGGCGGCGAAGAATTTCTTGCGGTATTGCCGGAAACCGATCTTGATCAGGCTGCTGCAAGCGCAGAGCGCATACGCAAGGCGATCCAGGCGTTGGTCATTGACAGTGGCTGCAATAAAATCAGCGTGACTCTGTCCATCGGCATCGCGCAGTACCGTACTGAAGAGTTACTCAGCAACGCTATTGCGCGGGCCGATCACGCGCTCTACGAGGGCAAGTCAGCTGGACGTAACAGAGTAGAAGTGGCGCAGCCCTAG
- a CDS encoding YcgJ family protein, translating into MQVGAVECKHGRLQMQVATVNLIQRMLRKPVTKVKTMNKPCFSFFLTLLLAVSAIPTHAGQRAPLRSPEPGVLCDRYLCVNDKGVSRKLTEKYLSKKAATKLFSQGDFDLTEFTFANRIFCDVKERLCREDRYYGANGERSGAVSRKYTELLFGQ; encoded by the coding sequence ATGCAAGTCGGCGCCGTCGAATGCAAGCACGGCCGGTTGCAAATGCAAGTCGCTACAGTCAACCTCATCCAGCGGATGCTCCGCAAACCTGTCACTAAAGTGAAGACTATGAACAAACCGTGCTTTTCGTTTTTTCTGACTCTTCTGCTTGCCGTATCCGCGATCCCCACCCATGCCGGGCAGCGTGCCCCACTTCGGTCACCCGAGCCCGGCGTGCTCTGCGACCGCTATTTGTGTGTCAACGACAAGGGGGTTTCTCGAAAGCTCACCGAAAAGTATCTCAGCAAGAAGGCCGCGACCAAGCTGTTTTCACAGGGCGATTTCGACCTGACCGAGTTCACCTTCGCCAACCGTATTTTCTGCGACGTGAAAGAGCGACTGTGCCGCGAAGATCGCTACTACGGCGCCAACGGCGAGCGCAGCGGGGCCGTGTCCAGAAAATACACCGAGCTACTGTTCGGCCAATGA
- a CDS encoding MFS transporter, translating into MFEKPSPLPASLSSRGRFTLLAVACLIIMVGTVVAPGLAIISSALGVSSHASWLVTLPALGVILFAPLAGRLIDRVGAYTALQIGLASYGLLGIAGAMLAGPALVFADRVLLGGATAVVMVSGTSLISHWYQGHERLKMLAQQGMAIELGGVLFLMAAGILAGIGWYWPFAIYLLAWVMLLMLRAWVPRRTPSDEQAGIAADTSSDSGTGMGWVYLAAAAAMMLFFTPIVLLPLELSGMGLGEMQIGLFLAAISLVAVVAAMLLPRIARQIGENITLTLAFASITVSLILFGLAEDMQLMSLGALFSGIGFGFSIPLVNHMTVERTPTARRGRNFAYLSMAIFSGQFLTSLLEFMPGQAALVFTVMAVAGSVATLIYLLVWWNGRGVQKAQQA; encoded by the coding sequence ATGTTTGAAAAGCCCAGCCCCCTCCCAGCTTCTCTCTCGTCACGCGGACGCTTCACCCTGCTGGCCGTGGCCTGCCTGATCATCATGGTGGGCACGGTAGTAGCGCCCGGTTTGGCCATCATTTCTTCTGCTCTGGGCGTGAGTAGCCACGCCAGCTGGCTGGTCACCCTCCCAGCACTGGGTGTGATTCTTTTTGCGCCGCTGGCTGGGAGATTGATAGACCGTGTTGGTGCCTATACAGCGCTGCAAATTGGTCTAGCCAGCTACGGTCTACTGGGCATAGCTGGCGCCATGCTGGCAGGCCCGGCACTGGTGTTTGCCGACCGCGTATTATTGGGAGGCGCTACAGCTGTGGTGATGGTCTCTGGCACCAGCCTTATCTCGCATTGGTATCAGGGGCATGAGCGTCTGAAGATGCTCGCCCAGCAAGGCATGGCTATCGAGCTAGGTGGTGTGTTGTTCCTAATGGCCGCCGGCATTCTGGCCGGGATCGGCTGGTACTGGCCCTTTGCGATCTACCTGCTGGCTTGGGTCATGCTGTTGATGTTGCGCGCATGGGTACCCCGTCGCACCCCCTCAGATGAACAAGCTGGCATAGCGGCAGATACATCCTCTGATTCTGGCACTGGCATGGGATGGGTCTACTTGGCAGCCGCAGCAGCGATGATGTTGTTCTTCACGCCCATTGTGTTGCTACCACTAGAGTTATCCGGCATGGGCTTGGGCGAGATGCAAATCGGCCTCTTTCTTGCTGCCATCTCATTGGTAGCGGTAGTAGCGGCCATGCTATTGCCTCGGATTGCCAGACAGATCGGCGAAAACATCACCCTGACGCTGGCCTTTGCAAGCATCACGGTCAGTTTGATCCTGTTCGGACTCGCCGAGGACATGCAGCTAATGAGTCTCGGCGCCCTTTTTTCCGGTATAGGGTTCGGCTTCTCGATTCCGCTGGTCAACCACATGACAGTGGAGCGCACACCCACCGCACGCCGCGGCCGCAATTTTGCCTACCTGTCGATGGCTATTTTCTCGGGCCAGTTTCTGACCTCACTGTTGGAGTTCATGCCGGGGCAAGCCGCTCTGGTCTTCACAGTAATGGCGGTTGCAGGGAGCGTCGCCACGTTGATCTACCTGCTAGTTTGGTGGAATGGACGGGGTGTACAGAAGGCGCAGCAAGCTTGA
- a CDS encoding nitrite reductase (NAD(P)H) small subunit, protein MNASTNVLSADFRKAAQSPAAWRALCSREDLVANSVVVAWHDGVQVALLHLPHTAAGEKLYAIDNRDPQSGANVIGRGIVGQLKGDLVIASPLYKQHFRLADGVKISSTIARPPPDVRSSVQLRS, encoded by the coding sequence TTGAATGCAAGCACAAATGTTCTATCTGCCGATTTCCGTAAAGCCGCTCAAAGCCCCGCCGCCTGGCGCGCACTGTGCAGCCGTGAGGATCTGGTCGCCAACTCCGTCGTGGTCGCCTGGCACGACGGCGTCCAGGTCGCCCTGTTACACCTGCCGCACACCGCCGCCGGTGAAAAGCTCTACGCCATCGACAACCGCGACCCGCAATCGGGCGCCAACGTCATCGGCCGCGGCATCGTCGGCCAGCTCAAGGGCGACCTGGTGATCGCCTCGCCGCTGTACAAACAGCACTTTCGCCTGGCAGACGGCGTGAAAATATCAAGCACCATCGCAAGACCGCCTCCAGACGTTCGCAGCAGCGTGCAGCTCAGATCGTAG
- the nirD gene encoding nitrite reductase small subunit NirD, translating into MRQSNVVRAEFRQAAPSPAAWRALCSREDLVANSGVVAWHDGAQVALFHLPHTAEGEKLYAIDNRDPQSGANVIGRGIVGQLKGDLVIASPLYKQHFRLADGSCLEYPEQSLRVWPVRLNGDAVEIGLLA; encoded by the coding sequence ATGCGCCAATCGAATGTCGTACGTGCCGAATTCCGCCAAGCCGCGCCAAGCCCCGCCGCGTGGCGCGCGCTGTGCAGCCGTGAGGATCTGGTCGCCAACTCCGGCGTGGTCGCCTGGCACGACGGCGCCCAGGTCGCCCTGTTCCACCTGCCGCACACCGCCGAGGGTGAAAAGCTCTACGCGATCGACAACCGCGACCCGCAATCGGGCGCCAACGTCATCGGCCGCGGCATCGTCGGCCAGCTCAAGGGCGACCTGGTGATCGCCTCGCCGCTGTACAAACAGCACTTTCGCCTGGCAGACGGCAGCTGCCTGGAATACCCCGAGCAAAGCCTGCGCGTCTGGCCGGTTCGCCTGAACGGCGATGCGGTGGAAATCGGCCTGCTTGCTTGA